The following nucleotide sequence is from Ferruginibacter lapsinanis.
TATTGATTGATGGAACTGGCAATGCTGCCAAATCACATCAAACAGTTATCATTGTTAATGGTAAGATCAATTGGATAGGCGATGATGTCAATGCCATTATTCCAAAAGTTGCAAATACAATTGACCTGAATGGAAAAGCCTTAATGCCCGGCTTAGTTATGCTGCATGAACACATGTATATATCAGCCCCTTCCATGGAAACCAGGCAATATTTTGTACATCAATTGCCGGCAACTTTTCCACGCCTCTATTTGGCAGCAGGCGCAACCACCATACGCACGGCCGGAAATATTGAACCCTACTCTGATATAAATCTTAAGAAAGATATTGATGCAGGTAAAATACCCGGGCCATCAATAGAAGCAACTGCTCCTTATATGGAAGGAAACCAATCACCCATACAGCAGATGAACAGATTGGATAAGCCGGCAGATGCTGTATCGTTTGTAAACTATTGGGCTGACCAGGGCTTTACTTCTTTCAAGGGGTATATGTTTATTGACAAACCTACTTTAAGGGCTGCCATTGAAGCAGCACACAAAAGAAAGCTAAAGGTTACTGCTCATTTGTGTGCAGTCACTTATCGGGAAGCTGCCGAAATGGGTATTGACCAATTAGAACACGGTTTTTTTGCCAGTACGGATTTTGTAACAGACAAAAAAGAGAATCAATGTCCTGCTAATGCAGATGAGGTAATTGCGAATCTCAATGTTGAGAGCGACAGCGTAAAAAATCTGCTGCAGTTATTAGTCGATAAAAAAGTTATTATAACATCTACCCTGGCTGTGTTTGAAGGATTTACTACCACACAACCTGCGCCAACAGCAGAACTATTAAATTATTTTTCACCAGATAGCAGAGATTTCTATTTAAAATTATTTGCACGGATAAAATCCGGCAAAGCACCCAGTGACGATGACAGAGCGTTTGTAAATAATGCAAAAATGGAAAAACTATTTTACACTATGGGAGGCTTACTTACCGTAGGCACAGACCCAACAGGAAACGGCGGCACTATTGCAGGGTTTGGTAATTGGCGAGCCATAGAATTACTGGTAGAGTCAGATGGTTTTACTCCACTGGAAGCCATAAAAATAGCAACACTAAACGGGGCAATTGCATTAGGCTTCAACAAAAATATAGGCACGATTGAAACAGGTAAAAACGCTGACCTGTTAATTATTGACGGAGACCCATCAAAAAACATCAGTGACATTCGTAAAGTGCAGTTTGTTTTTAAAAAAGGAGTGGGTTACAACTCAAGAAAATTGTTTGAATCTGTAAAGGGGAAAGTGGGTTTTAATTGATGTAATGCACTGCTGAATCGTATTGCTCCTTGGTCGGTGTCTCCGCCGACCAAGGAGCATAATTCCATTTGTTTTTTTGTTATTATCTTCATCTTCATATTTTCACCGCAGCAATGGTTCCGGGCTGAACACTAAATAAATACCAGCACAGCAGCAAGTTCTGTCCGTTGGGAAATTAAATATATAAAGAGATATGAGTACACTTTTAAATACCCTTTTTAACCTCCACAACGGCGAGGATGATAAACAAAAAACATTAGAAAGTGTAAAAAGTAATATTACATTTACTGGTGCTAATCTTTGGATTTTGGCTTGTGCTATTTTAGTGGCGTCTGTTGGACTAAATGTTAACTCAACTGCCGTTATTATTGGCGCAATGCTTATCTCTCCTTTAATGGGACCAATTGTGGCATCTGGTTTTGCTTTAGGCATGTATGATTTTGACCTTTTAAAAAGATCATTAAGAAACTTGTTTATTGCTACGCTTGCAGGATTGCTTGTTTCCTCTATATATTTTTTTATCAGTCCTTTCAAAGAAGTTCAGTCGGAAATATTAGCAAGAACTTCTCCAAATATTTATGACATTCTTATTGCATTCTTTGGCGGGCTTGTTGGGGTTATTGCAGTTACAAGAGTAGAAAAAGGAAATCCAATTCCAGGTGTAGCTATTGCTACTGCCTTAATGCCGCCACTTTGTACAGCAGGTTATGGATTGGCAACAGGTAATTTCAAATTTTTTTTTGGTGCTATTTTTCTTTACGGCATCAATTGTGTTTTTATCTGCATTGCCACATATAGTATTGTAAAATTCTTAAAATATCCTGCCAAAGAAGAAGTAGACAAAAAGCATCAAAAGCAGGTAAGATACGGTATTAGCTTTGTTGTGATCCTCATGCTGTTGCCAAGTATTTATTTTGCATACAAGCTATTTGTAGAACAACAATACCAGCAATCTGTAAATAATTTTATTGAGCGGGAATTTATCGACAAAGGCAATACTATTGTTTACAAAAAAACAAATTACAACAGCAGGCCAAAAACAATTGAATTAGCATTTTTATCAAAGCGGTTTACTAAAGAAGAAATTGACAGTTTAAATACCAAGTTATATGCCATGAGCATTCCTACAACAAAACTCCTAATAAGGCAAGACAGTGCCGACAGAATCCAATTGTTAAGAAATAATATTTTAAATGAAATCAAAAACAAGGATATAATTGTTGATGAAAAAGACAAAAAGATTCAAGCGTTAGAAAACGAGATTACCAAAAACACATTTGACGGCAAACAGATATTACAGGAAACGAAAATAATTTTCCCCACCATTCAATCACTATCCATTTCAAATAATACATTCTATTATAGTAACGACAGCACGAACAATTCTACTATATTTATTTATCAGGCACAGAACGAACTTACCAATGATGATAAAACAAAGTTTGAGAATTGGTTAAAAAAACGCTTATCATTGGAGAAAATAGAACTGATTAAAAAATAAATTGTGAGTATACACATTATCTTAACCATACTTATAGGCATTTCAGCAGCATTTGCATACATCAATTACAAGTACCTTAAAATGCCCTTTGTAATAGGACTCTTTTTTCTTTCCACTATTATTTCTATGCTCGTTTTTATAAGTAAGTTTTGGTTTGTTCAACCTTTTACTGATTTAAAAGCGATCGTTCAACAGACTGATATTAGCAAGTTCATTCTTGAAATAATGTTGGGATTTTTACTTTTTGCAGGTTCATTACATACCGATTGGAGCAATGTAAAAAAGCATCTTAAACAAATCGCCTTATTTGCAATCGGAGGTGTTATTCTTTCCACGATTATTATTGCCGCATTTGTGTATGGTATTTGTAATTTATTGCATATTGAAATTGACTTTATTTATTGTTTATTATTTGGAGCTTTAATTTCACCAACCGACCCTATTGCAGTTTTAGGAATATTGACAAAAGCAAATGTTCCTAAAAAAATCGAATCGATAATAGTAGGTGAATCTTTATTTAATGACGGTATTGGCGTAGTAATTTTTATTGCGCTACTTGAGACACTTCATTCAGGAAGTTCAGCAATAAATTATTCTCATTTTGGTTTACTTTTTTTACAAGAGGCTGTGGGAGGAATTATTTTTGGGCTTGTATTTGGCTTTGCACTTCATAAACTTTTAAAATCTATTGACCATTATGAAACAGAAGTTCTGCTAACAATTGCTTTTGTAATGGTAGGATACAACCTTTGTTTGTTTTTACATCTTTCGGGAGCATTGGCTATGGTAGTTATGGGGCTATTAGTTGGCAACTATAAACAAGATAGAGCAATGAGTGACCAGACACAAGAATACGTTCATAAGTTTTGGGAACTTATAGACGTTATATTAAATGCAGTTTTGTTTATTATTATTGCTTTGGTTTTAATTGTCATAGATTTTAAAATGAACTATTTCCTTTTGGGCTTAGTATCTGTTTTCGTTGTAATGCTTTCACGAATTATTGTTGTTTATCTGCCAAAATTTTTACTTCCTAAGACAATTGACCTGAATAAAAGGGAATCTAAGATCATTGTATGGGGTGGTCTTCGTGGAGGACTTTCCATTGCACTAGTTTTATCATTACCAGACAGTGAGGCGAAAAATATTTTATTAATATCAACATACATTTGTGTCTTGTTCAGTATTTTAGTTCAGGGCTTGACCATTGGAAAATTGGCAAAGCATTTAGGTTGATGAATATACATGCTTACAAAGTCTTTCCGTTCCTCATAATCAGTTATCTTTTATACCAATATCCTTTTTTTATCAGTAATTTTATCGCTTCAAGCCATAACTGAAAACCTTTACTCATAATGCTGAAAGAAATCATTATAGCCATACAATCTTATTTACAGGCTCACCGGTTTATTGTAAAACACCGATTGTGGAAATGGATATTAATACCCGGACTGATCTATTCTATCATGTTTTGCGTGGGCATCTATCTGTTCTGGCATAGCAGCGGGCAGGCAATAGATTATATGCTGTCGGCATCGGGTGCAAAAAAATGGATGGTTGCCATGGAAGAAAGCTGGCTTAAATTTTTATTCATCTTTGGCCAGATCGTTTTACAGATCGTATTAATGTTATTGTATTTCTCTCTGTTCAAATATTTATTCCTCATTATCGGCTCTCCGCTTTTTGCTTATTTAAGTGAAAAAACAGAAGCTATCATCGAAGGAAAAGATTTTCCTTTCAGTTTTAGTCAGCTGTTAAAAGATATTCTACGAGGCATCAGGCTGGCAATGAGAAATGCACTTTGGCAAACGGTCTATACGGTATCTATTCTTATACTTTCTTTTATTCCCTTGCTAGGATGGTTTACTCCGCTGATCGCTATTTTAATAGAATGTTATTACCTCGGTTTTTCAATGCTGGATTACAGCTGCGAAAGAAATAAGCTAACCACTTCTCAAAGCATTGCATTCATCGGGCAACACAAAGGGTTGGCTATTGGCAACGGCATTGTATTTTACCTGATGCACCTGGTGGCAATAGTTGGTTGGATATTAGCCCCCAGCTATGCTGTGATTGCGGCTACACTTAGTTTATACAATGCAGAAAAAAAATCAATTTCATGAGACCTACCGTATACTTAGTTCCTTGTGTTTTGGATGAATCGGCCACTCAAACTATTCCTTTATATATCATTGATGCGGTAAAAGATTGCAAAGTGATTTTTGCAGAAAATGAAAGAACGGCAAGACGATTTTTAAAAAGTATCTGTAAGGAAATTGTTATAGACGATTATGAATGGTTCACTATTCATAAAGCAGAGGAAGAACAGATCAATCATTTTAAACAAAAGATAAAAGAAGAGAAAAATATTGCGATCATCAGCGAAGCCGGTTGTCCGGGTGTTGCTGATCCGGGGCAGATATTGGTGGAAGTAGCACACCAGCAAAATGCCATTGTAAAACCATTGGTAGGACCAAGTTCTATCTTGCTGGCCCTGATGGCAAGCGGCATGAACGGGCAGCAATTTAATTTTGTTGGTTATCTGCCTATAGATAACCACGAAAGAATAAAAGCACTGAAGGAATTGGAAATATATTCTGAGAAAAAGAAGAGTACACAGATCTTTATTGAAACACCTTATCGCAACAACCAGTTACTGGAAACTATTTTTAAAACCTGCAAGCCCTCCACTAAGATCTGTATTGCTGCTGAGCTGACAGGTACGAACGAATTTGTACAAACAAAAACCATCAGCGATTGGAGAAAAGAAAAAACCGACTTTCATAAAAAGCCGGTCATATTTTTATTGTATGCTGGTTAATCTTTTTAGCGATCAATATCTTTCATCAAAATTATTTTATCTACAACGTATACGCTATATCCTCTCCACGGAATAGTGCCTTTATACTCCTTATAATGCAGGTCGAAATATTTGCCGCTGTTATTCATCAATAAATTGGCAATGCTGTCATTGGTCACAGAAAATTCAAACTCGTACGATTGTACTGTACCGGCTGCTTTTGAACGAAAACCGGATTGGATCAATTTTCCTTCATAGGTTTTAAAGATATTTCCTTTCTTCACCACATAGTTTAGTTCACCCGACTTCACTCCTTCTCCAAATACATAAAAATATTTCCACCAGAAAAACAATGCGCCTATCATAAATGCGATAAAAACTACCCAGCGCAAAAATCTTTTAAAAGCACCTGCTCTTTTGGGTGCAATCGGTTGTGTTATCTGTTGTATCTCAGCCATGGTATTTTTTATTGCAAGGTAAATATATTATTTGTTAAACTTATATATA
It contains:
- a CDS encoding amidohydrolase family protein, yielding MKKSLLALVLLPFFATNVFSQLKFSDETKKYIEYSDSVIAFKNALLIDGTGNAAKSHQTVIIVNGKINWIGDDVNAIIPKVANTIDLNGKALMPGLVMLHEHMYISAPSMETRQYFVHQLPATFPRLYLAAGATTIRTAGNIEPYSDINLKKDIDAGKIPGPSIEATAPYMEGNQSPIQQMNRLDKPADAVSFVNYWADQGFTSFKGYMFIDKPTLRAAIEAAHKRKLKVTAHLCAVTYREAAEMGIDQLEHGFFASTDFVTDKKENQCPANADEVIANLNVESDSVKNLLQLLVDKKVIITSTLAVFEGFTTTQPAPTAELLNYFSPDSRDFYLKLFARIKSGKAPSDDDRAFVNNAKMEKLFYTMGGLLTVGTDPTGNGGTIAGFGNWRAIELLVESDGFTPLEAIKIATLNGAIALGFNKNIGTIETGKNADLLIIDGDPSKNISDIRKVQFVFKKGVGYNSRKLFESVKGKVGFN
- a CDS encoding DUF389 domain-containing protein, which translates into the protein MSTLLNTLFNLHNGEDDKQKTLESVKSNITFTGANLWILACAILVASVGLNVNSTAVIIGAMLISPLMGPIVASGFALGMYDFDLLKRSLRNLFIATLAGLLVSSIYFFISPFKEVQSEILARTSPNIYDILIAFFGGLVGVIAVTRVEKGNPIPGVAIATALMPPLCTAGYGLATGNFKFFFGAIFLYGINCVFICIATYSIVKFLKYPAKEEVDKKHQKQVRYGISFVVILMLLPSIYFAYKLFVEQQYQQSVNNFIEREFIDKGNTIVYKKTNYNSRPKTIELAFLSKRFTKEEIDSLNTKLYAMSIPTTKLLIRQDSADRIQLLRNNILNEIKNKDIIVDEKDKKIQALENEITKNTFDGKQILQETKIIFPTIQSLSISNNTFYYSNDSTNNSTIFIYQAQNELTNDDKTKFENWLKKRLSLEKIELIKK
- a CDS encoding cation:proton antiporter; translation: MSIHIILTILIGISAAFAYINYKYLKMPFVIGLFFLSTIISMLVFISKFWFVQPFTDLKAIVQQTDISKFILEIMLGFLLFAGSLHTDWSNVKKHLKQIALFAIGGVILSTIIIAAFVYGICNLLHIEIDFIYCLLFGALISPTDPIAVLGILTKANVPKKIESIIVGESLFNDGIGVVIFIALLETLHSGSSAINYSHFGLLFLQEAVGGIIFGLVFGFALHKLLKSIDHYETEVLLTIAFVMVGYNLCLFLHLSGALAMVVMGLLVGNYKQDRAMSDQTQEYVHKFWELIDVILNAVLFIIIALVLIVIDFKMNYFLLGLVSVFVVMLSRIIVVYLPKFLLPKTIDLNKRESKIIVWGGLRGGLSIALVLSLPDSEAKNILLISTYICVLFSILVQGLTIGKLAKHLG
- a CDS encoding EI24 domain-containing protein, which translates into the protein MLKEIIIAIQSYLQAHRFIVKHRLWKWILIPGLIYSIMFCVGIYLFWHSSGQAIDYMLSASGAKKWMVAMEESWLKFLFIFGQIVLQIVLMLLYFSLFKYLFLIIGSPLFAYLSEKTEAIIEGKDFPFSFSQLLKDILRGIRLAMRNALWQTVYTVSILILSFIPLLGWFTPLIAILIECYYLGFSMLDYSCERNKLTTSQSIAFIGQHKGLAIGNGIVFYLMHLVAIVGWILAPSYAVIAATLSLYNAEKKSIS
- a CDS encoding SAM-dependent methyltransferase; translated protein: MRPTVYLVPCVLDESATQTIPLYIIDAVKDCKVIFAENERTARRFLKSICKEIVIDDYEWFTIHKAEEEQINHFKQKIKEEKNIAIISEAGCPGVADPGQILVEVAHQQNAIVKPLVGPSSILLALMASGMNGQQFNFVGYLPIDNHERIKALKELEIYSEKKKSTQIFIETPYRNNQLLETIFKTCKPSTKICIAAELTGTNEFVQTKTISDWRKEKTDFHKKPVIFLLYAG